A single genomic interval of Clostridium facile harbors:
- a CDS encoding MYG1 family protein: MIKIPNQVITHAGKFHADDVFSTALLQIINPNITVTRVFSVPEDTDALIYDIGWGKFDHHQKDAEIRENGVPFAAFGLLWREFGKQVLEQGCTPEQAEQEQQRFDENFIQPLDLEDNTGCGHPLADAIGLFNPSWDSSENPDDCFVEAVQFAKTILQHKIDSIFSIYRAKLLVESALKEAQNHIVILSRFAPWRLYLVGSDAEFVVYPSQRGGYNAQTVPILNDSNISKFDFPEEWAGKPDQELKQLSGISTLRFCHNNRFLVATETLEDAVKACLWTQKHEQPNSIEQDSI, from the coding sequence ATGATAAAAATACCAAACCAAGTGATTACCCACGCAGGAAAATTCCATGCAGATGATGTTTTTTCTACTGCGTTATTGCAAATAATAAATCCCAATATTACAGTAACACGGGTATTTTCTGTTCCAGAAGATACAGATGCACTGATTTATGATATTGGATGGGGTAAATTTGACCATCATCAAAAAGATGCTGAAATTCGGGAAAATGGGGTTCCATTTGCAGCTTTTGGACTATTATGGCGCGAATTTGGAAAACAAGTATTAGAACAGGGTTGTACACCAGAGCAGGCAGAACAGGAACAACAACGTTTTGACGAGAATTTTATACAGCCATTGGATTTAGAGGATAATACAGGTTGTGGTCATCCTTTAGCGGACGCAATAGGTTTGTTTAACCCATCTTGGGATTCAAGTGAAAATCCAGATGATTGCTTTGTAGAAGCAGTACAGTTTGCTAAGACGATTTTACAGCATAAAATAGATTCGATTTTTAGTATATATCGAGCCAAATTATTGGTGGAATCCGCATTGAAAGAGGCACAAAACCATATTGTGATTTTATCAAGGTTTGCTCCTTGGAGATTGTATTTGGTAGGAAGTGATGCGGAGTTTGTGGTGTACCCTTCCCAACGAGGTGGATATAATGCGCAAACAGTACCGATATTAAATGATTCCAATATCAGTAAATTCGATTTTCCGGAGGAATGGGCTGGAAAGCCGGATCAAGAATTAAAACAGCTTAGCGGAATTTCTACCTTGCGTTTTTGCCATAATAACCGTTTTTTAGTAGCGACGGAAACATTAGAAGACGCGGTAAAAGCCTGTTTATGGACACAAAAGCATGAGCAGCCAAATTCGATAGAACAAGATTCTATCTAA
- a CDS encoding DUF1540 domain-containing protein: MDCQANHSIGCTVDQCKHHCSTEPYCSLNKITVGTHETNPTMVECTDCQSFEKK, from the coding sequence ATGGATTGTCAAGCAAACCACAGCATCGGGTGTACAGTAGACCAATGTAAACACCATTGTTCCACTGAACCATATTGTAGTTTAAACAAAATTACAGTTGGTACCCACGAAACAAATCCAACGATGGTAGAATGTACTGACTGCCAGTCTTTTGAAAAAAAATAA
- a CDS encoding phosphoribosyltransferase, with translation MNKQAIEIKSSIHGDVIISAIPGHFVTSHSHINYYIDITRVKHDHNMARNAALNFADYYSSTTLVDTIICMDGSEVIGSFLARELTKTSYMQMNSSSTIYVVTPEFNTNGQMIFRDNIQDMIAGKRILLLIASITTGKTAKRSLECLDYYGGNVIGISAIFSTMDEVQDIPVKSIFQKEDIPDYQTYSFRDCPFCKENHKIDALANSYGYSKI, from the coding sequence ATGAATAAACAGGCAATTGAAATTAAATCTAGTATCCATGGAGATGTCATTATTTCCGCCATACCAGGACATTTTGTAACCAGCCATTCCCACATCAATTATTATATTGATATTACTAGGGTAAAGCACGACCATAATATGGCTAGAAATGCAGCCTTAAACTTTGCTGATTACTATTCCAGTACAACTTTAGTGGATACGATTATTTGTATGGATGGCAGTGAAGTAATTGGTAGCTTTTTGGCACGTGAACTGACCAAAACCTCCTATATGCAGATGAATTCCAGTAGTACAATTTATGTAGTAACACCAGAATTTAATACCAATGGTCAGATGATCTTCCGCGATAATATCCAAGATATGATTGCGGGAAAGAGAATATTGCTGCTAATCGCTTCGATTACAACTGGTAAAACAGCAAAACGTTCTTTGGAATGTTTGGATTATTATGGCGGTAATGTGATTGGAATTTCTGCTATTTTTAGCACAATGGATGAAGTACAAGATATTCCAGTAAAAAGTATTTTTCAAAAAGAAGATATTCCAGATTATCAAACCTACTCCTTCCGGGATTGCCCATTCTGTAAGGAAAACCATAAAATTGATGCTTTGGCTAATAGCTATGGTTACTCCAAAATTTAA
- the thiD gene encoding bifunctional hydroxymethylpyrimidine kinase/phosphomethylpyrimidine kinase gives MKKILTIAGSDCSGGAGIQADLKTITVHKQYGMSVITAVTAQNTLGVVSVWECPVEIVSQQLDCIFQDITPDAVKIGMIPNHEIAHVVAKKLVQYHTRNLVIDPVMVSTSGKALMTQQTIQVCKQELFPLAKLVTPNLPEAEYLLDTEITTRKEMEEAAERLHHQFGSAILLKGGHLDGDADDLLYDGEYHWFHTNRINNPNNHGTGCTLSSAIACGLSEGIDLQNSIKKAKQYLTGTLSSKLNLGHGNGPLDHMYPIK, from the coding sequence ATGAAAAAAATATTAACAATTGCTGGGTCCGATTGTAGTGGAGGCGCGGGGATACAGGCGGATTTAAAGACGATTACAGTACATAAACAATACGGAATGAGTGTAATCACTGCAGTTACAGCGCAAAACACATTAGGCGTTGTTTCTGTGTGGGAATGTCCTGTGGAAATAGTATCTCAACAGTTGGACTGTATTTTCCAGGATATCACACCGGACGCAGTGAAAATTGGGATGATTCCAAATCATGAAATCGCCCATGTTGTAGCCAAAAAATTAGTACAATACCATACAAGAAACCTAGTAATAGACCCTGTTATGGTTTCTACCAGCGGGAAAGCTTTGATGACCCAGCAGACAATACAGGTTTGTAAACAGGAATTATTTCCATTGGCAAAGCTGGTTACTCCTAACCTTCCGGAGGCGGAATACTTACTGGATACCGAAATCACAACCAGGAAGGAGATGGAAGAGGCAGCAGAAAGATTACATCATCAATTTGGTTCCGCAATCCTGTTAAAAGGAGGACACCTAGATGGGGACGCAGATGACCTGCTATACGATGGGGAGTACCATTGGTTTCATACCAATAGGATAAATAATCCAAATAATCACGGTACAGGCTGCACCTTATCTTCCGCTATTGCCTGCGGGCTGTCAGAAGGGATTGATTTGCAAAATAGCATTAAAAAGGCAAAACAATACTTGACCGGCACACTGTCCTCCAAGTTAAATTTAGGGCATGGAAACGGGCCATTAGACCATATGTATCCAATAAAATAG
- the thiE gene encoding thiamine phosphate synthase, with amino-acid sequence MKFTPDDLLLYAVTDRSWLGDHDLVDQVEETILAGTTIVQLREKELSDKDFLAEAVKIQSVCQKHNIPFIINDNLEVAIACGADGIHVGQSDLAANQVRERLGKDKIIGVSAQTVEQAILAEQMGADYLGVGAVFSTSTKLDASDVSFDTLKQICKAVSIPVVAIGGINAHNLLQLSGSGVNGVAVVSAIFAQNDISKATRELRQLAEKMVKA; translated from the coding sequence TTGAAGTTTACACCAGATGATTTATTATTATATGCGGTTACTGACCGAAGTTGGTTAGGGGACCATGATTTGGTGGACCAGGTAGAAGAAACTATTTTAGCGGGGACGACAATCGTCCAATTGCGGGAGAAAGAATTGTCGGATAAAGATTTCCTAGCAGAAGCAGTCAAGATTCAGTCCGTTTGCCAGAAACATAATATCCCGTTTATTATCAATGATAATCTGGAAGTTGCGATTGCTTGTGGCGCTGACGGCATCCATGTAGGGCAATCTGACCTGGCAGCAAACCAGGTACGGGAACGCCTTGGGAAAGATAAAATTATTGGTGTATCAGCCCAAACAGTGGAGCAGGCTATACTTGCAGAACAAATGGGGGCGGATTATTTAGGGGTTGGAGCTGTGTTTTCTACCTCTACCAAATTGGATGCCAGTGATGTTTCGTTTGATACCTTAAAGCAAATCTGCAAGGCGGTATCTATCCCGGTTGTTGCCATTGGAGGAATCAATGCCCATAATCTGTTGCAATTATCTGGAAGCGGAGTCAATGGAGTTGCAGTTGTTTCCGCTATTTTCGCCCAAAACGATATTTCGAAAGCCACAAGAGAACTGCGTCAATTGGCGGAAAAAATGGTAAAAGCATAA
- the thiM gene encoding hydroxyethylthiazole kinase has protein sequence MLEGIIQNVRERVPLIHCITNYVTVNDVANILLACGGSPIMADDQQEVEEITSICAGLDINIGTLNSRTISSMLLAGKQANRLGHITVLDPVGAGASQLRTNTAKSLLEEVKFTVIRGNSSEIKTIAAGKGNTQGVDANELDAITEQNLPQAVEFATKLSESTGSTIAITGAIDLVCDTTQAYVIRNGHPVMSKITGTGCMLTGVIAAYCAANSDRVTEATVAAIAAMGLCGELAYQKICETNGGTSSFRTYLIDAMSKMEDDILKGGAKIEVYTR, from the coding sequence ATGCTAGAAGGAATCATCCAAAACGTACGGGAACGGGTTCCCTTAATCCATTGTATTACTAATTATGTAACAGTAAATGATGTAGCCAATATATTGCTGGCATGTGGAGGCTCCCCGATTATGGCGGATGACCAGCAGGAGGTAGAAGAGATTACTTCTATTTGCGCTGGATTGGATATTAATATCGGAACATTGAATTCCAGAACAATTTCCTCCATGCTTTTGGCAGGAAAACAGGCAAATCGGTTGGGACACATTACCGTATTGGACCCAGTAGGAGCCGGTGCTTCCCAATTGAGGACGAACACAGCAAAATCTTTATTAGAAGAAGTAAAATTTACTGTTATCCGTGGAAATAGTTCTGAAATCAAGACGATTGCGGCGGGAAAAGGCAATACCCAAGGGGTAGACGCCAATGAATTAGACGCTATTACCGAACAAAATCTCCCGCAAGCGGTTGAATTTGCCACGAAGCTGAGTGAAAGTACAGGGTCTACCATCGCCATTACTGGGGCGATTGATTTGGTATGTGATACCACCCAGGCCTATGTCATCCGGAATGGACATCCTGTGATGTCTAAAATTACTGGTACAGGATGTATGTTAACAGGGGTGATCGCGGCTTATTGTGCGGCGAATTCAGATAGGGTTACCGAGGCAACTGTTGCTGCGATTGCGGCAATGGGGCTGTGTGGAGAATTGGCTTATCAAAAAATATGTGAAACCAATGGTGGGACTTCTAGTTTCCGCACCTATCTAATCGACGCCATGAGTAAAATGGAAGATGATATCCTGAAAGGAGGGGCGAAAATTGAAGTTTACACCAGATGA
- the thiW gene encoding energy coupling factor transporter S component ThiW, producing MNYQIKKLTTAAVLIALGVVCSAFYIPVGASKCFPVQHVVNVIAGVTLGPAYGFGMAFATSLIRVLLGTGSLLAFPGSMVGALLCGILYQYFGKKLYLAYIGEVFGTGILGALVAYPVATLIMGQEAAAFAYVVPFLVSTAGGATMAFVLLCALKRAKVLERVQVSLGTAKQ from the coding sequence ATGAATTATCAAATTAAAAAACTAACAACTGCGGCTGTATTGATTGCGTTAGGGGTAGTCTGTTCCGCATTTTACATCCCGGTAGGCGCGTCAAAATGCTTTCCAGTACAGCATGTTGTCAATGTAATTGCAGGGGTAACACTGGGACCTGCCTATGGATTTGGCATGGCATTTGCCACTTCGTTAATCCGTGTTTTATTAGGAACAGGAAGTTTACTTGCTTTTCCAGGTAGCATGGTAGGTGCCTTGCTTTGTGGGATATTGTATCAGTATTTTGGTAAAAAGCTTTATTTGGCCTATATTGGGGAAGTATTTGGCACTGGTATTTTAGGTGCTTTGGTAGCTTATCCAGTAGCTACACTAATCATGGGGCAAGAAGCAGCGGCATTTGCTTATGTGGTACCATTTTTGGTAAGCACAGCGGGAGGAGCTACCATGGCTTTTGTGTTATTATGTGCTTTAAAAAGGGCAAAAGTGTTAGAACGTGTGCAAGTTTCCCTTGGTACAGCAAAACAATAA
- a CDS encoding 4Fe-4S dicluster domain-containing protein — MRGIYTSVTDIRRKVFTEVARMAYEGGDYAKKIEELPYKIIPGEIATYRESIFLERAIVGERLRLCIGLPLRPVDENKPISDGIFESAIAEKYYDPPLVNIISFACNKCPEKKFEVTNLCQGCLAHPCSEVCPKGAISFDAHGKSVIDQEKCIKCGRCRTVCPYGAIQKMERPCAKACGMNAIGSDEHGRAQINYDLCVSCGMCIVNCPFGAISDKGQIFQLIQSIKKGDQVIAAVAPAFLGQFGPKATPEKIKDAMRHLGFADVVEVAVGADLCTIEEAEDFLKKVPEEQPFMATSCCPSWSVMAKKLFPEFAPYISMALTPMVLTARLIKKEHPDCKVVFVGPCSAKKLEASRRSIRSDVDFVLTFEEIMGMFEAKNIDFNLLEGNEPLNEGTGAGRGFAVSGGVANAVVEAIKKIDPDREVQVDYAEGLENCKKMLTLAKAGKRNGFLLEGMGCPGGCVAGAGTLQPVAKSTAAVAKYKSQAEQQNALDSKYAHKLKHLD; from the coding sequence ATGAGAGGTATTTATACATCTGTAACTGATATCCGCCGTAAAGTATTTACCGAAGTAGCCCGTATGGCTTATGAAGGCGGAGACTACGCAAAAAAAATTGAAGAACTGCCATACAAAATTATTCCAGGCGAAATTGCTACTTACCGTGAAAGTATCTTCCTGGAACGTGCGATTGTAGGGGAACGTCTGCGTTTATGTATTGGTTTACCACTGCGTCCAGTAGATGAAAACAAACCAATCTCTGATGGTATCTTTGAAAGTGCAATTGCGGAAAAATATTATGACCCTCCACTGGTAAATATTATCTCTTTTGCATGCAACAAATGCCCGGAAAAGAAATTTGAAGTGACAAATTTATGCCAGGGATGTTTAGCACATCCATGTTCCGAAGTCTGTCCAAAAGGGGCAATTAGCTTTGACGCACATGGAAAATCCGTAATTGACCAAGAAAAATGTATTAAATGTGGACGTTGTAGAACCGTCTGTCCTTATGGTGCTATTCAAAAAATGGAACGTCCTTGCGCAAAAGCGTGTGGAATGAACGCAATTGGCTCAGATGAACACGGCCGTGCACAAATTAATTATGATTTGTGTGTATCCTGCGGTATGTGTATTGTAAACTGTCCATTTGGCGCTATCTCGGATAAAGGCCAAATCTTCCAGTTAATCCAATCTATCAAAAAAGGTGACCAGGTGATTGCCGCTGTTGCCCCAGCATTTTTAGGACAATTTGGTCCAAAAGCAACTCCTGAAAAAATCAAAGACGCAATGCGCCACCTGGGATTTGCCGATGTAGTAGAAGTAGCTGTTGGCGCTGACCTTTGTACGATTGAAGAAGCAGAAGATTTCTTGAAGAAAGTTCCAGAAGAACAGCCATTTATGGCAACTTCCTGTTGTCCTTCCTGGTCTGTTATGGCAAAAAAACTCTTCCCAGAATTTGCGCCTTATATCTCCATGGCATTAACTCCAATGGTACTGACCGCACGTTTAATCAAAAAAGAACATCCAGATTGTAAAGTGGTATTTGTTGGCCCATGCTCCGCAAAAAAACTAGAAGCATCCAGAAGAAGTATCCGCAGTGATGTTGACTTTGTATTGACTTTTGAAGAAATTATGGGGATGTTTGAAGCGAAGAATATTGATTTCAACCTGCTGGAAGGCAATGAACCATTGAATGAAGGTACAGGTGCAGGTCGTGGCTTCGCTGTAAGTGGTGGTGTTGCAAACGCTGTTGTAGAAGCAATCAAAAAAATAGATCCTGATCGGGAAGTACAGGTAGACTACGCAGAAGGTTTGGAAAACTGTAAGAAAATGCTCACCTTAGCAAAAGCAGGAAAACGCAATGGATTCTTGCTAGAAGGGATGGGTTGCCCAGGCGGATGTGTTGCTGGCGCAGGAACCCTTCAACCAGTAGCAAAATCCACTGCTGCTGTAGCAAAATACAAATCTCAAGCAGAACAACAAAATGCTTTGGATAGCAAATACGCACATAAATTAAAACACTTAGATTAA
- a CDS encoding LPS biosynthesis protein, which translates to MKIEGNQKEIDAMEQFHRGNRQQGLQLQEEFAAAFREEYQNKDHCPCKKACRYHGNCKECVAIHRAHQEHVPNCMRPIINKKLKLLSELTEHTIANEIKPPHEILRKEF; encoded by the coding sequence ATGAAAATTGAAGGAAATCAGAAAGAAATAGACGCTATGGAACAATTCCACCGAGGAAACCGGCAGCAAGGGCTCCAGCTTCAAGAAGAATTTGCCGCTGCGTTTCGGGAAGAATATCAAAATAAGGATCATTGCCCCTGTAAAAAGGCCTGCCGTTACCATGGAAATTGTAAGGAATGTGTAGCGATCCATCGGGCACACCAGGAACATGTCCCAAATTGTATGCGCCCTATCATCAACAAGAAACTAAAATTGCTATCTGAGTTAACAGAACATACCATTGCAAATGAAATTAAACCTCCTCATGAAATACTGAGAAAAGAATTTTAA
- a CDS encoding type II toxin-antitoxin system PemK/MazF family toxin, with protein MSVKRGEIYYADLSPVVGSEQGGIRPVLIVQNDVGNRYSPTVIAAAITSQKDKTNLPTHIELNASKCGLAKDSIVLLEQIRTIDKRRLKEKTGELDASSMNNVNNALSVSFGLGNAT; from the coding sequence ATGTCTGTAAAAAGGGGAGAAATTTATTACGCTGACCTAAGCCCTGTCGTTGGATCAGAACAAGGCGGGATTCGTCCGGTTTTGATTGTGCAAAATGATGTTGGGAACCGATATAGCCCTACTGTAATTGCAGCCGCCATTACCAGCCAAAAAGATAAAACAAATCTGCCCACCCATATTGAACTAAATGCGTCAAAATGCGGCTTAGCAAAAGATTCCATTGTATTGCTGGAACAAATCCGCACCATTGATAAACGCCGTTTAAAAGAAAAAACAGGGGAACTGGATGCCAGCAGTATGAACAATGTAAACAACGCATTATCCGTTAGTTTTGGTTTGGGGAATGCTACATAA
- a CDS encoding HAD family hydrolase, translating to MYQTILFDLDGTLTDPKEGITKCVQYGLQHFGIDQPDLEQLTVFIGPPLMDGFQQYYHFTEEQASIATQKYRERFKNQGIFENKLYDGIPELLQHLLNKGKTLAIATSKPQIFTEQILDHFDLTKYFSVIVGSTLDGTLSKKEDVIQETLKQLQLNPEQFKQAIMVGDRCYDILGAQKCGLNSIGVGYGYAQPGELSQAGATYQVETILELQELLDQI from the coding sequence ATGTATCAAACCATTTTATTTGATTTGGACGGCACTTTAACAGACCCCAAAGAAGGGATTACTAAATGCGTCCAATATGGGTTGCAGCATTTTGGTATTGATCAACCGGATTTAGAACAGCTGACTGTTTTTATTGGACCTCCTTTGATGGATGGGTTCCAACAATATTACCATTTTACCGAAGAACAGGCATCCATTGCTACCCAAAAATACCGAGAGCGTTTTAAAAATCAGGGTATTTTTGAAAATAAACTATATGATGGAATTCCAGAGTTGTTACAGCATTTGTTAAATAAAGGCAAAACTTTAGCGATCGCAACTTCCAAACCACAAATTTTTACGGAGCAGATTTTAGACCATTTTGATTTGACAAAATATTTTTCTGTTATTGTGGGAAGTACATTGGATGGAACTCTCAGTAAAAAAGAGGATGTTATTCAGGAAACATTAAAACAGCTACAATTAAACCCAGAGCAATTCAAACAAGCTATTATGGTTGGCGACCGTTGCTATGATATCCTGGGGGCACAGAAATGCGGCTTAAACTCGATTGGAGTTGGATACGGTTATGCGCAACCTGGCGAGTTATCCCAAGCAGGCGCTACTTATCAAGTTGAAACTATTTTAGAACTACAGGAATTACTGGATCAAATTTAA
- a CDS encoding SpoIIE family protein phosphatase, which yields MKSSSIIKTRSLDLLQGCAVGFLSALLSNARVLGSFSPFGISFAAAIPKEYSLFSLAGSACGYVIFGGITDNSSYIAALLLVTIFKFFIHLKGHTAETDSVIQGVIASVSLLTTTVISIVLHPVSTITILLKGSEVLLCGSMAFMVSMVVHSLSSPSHEYRFVEKASFAILCTITFLSLAPLELWNFRIARIIGIICICIGMYWIGYAGGVLVAILFTIAMTLYDTNLAVSSGCLIVAAFIGGVFCPLGKIAQVTMFIASATFSAVVLGVEQVTTLDMVEVLLGSAVFFFFPDNILDRLFTKEKIPKVHRTHTDGMTSKLEFIADSLTDLQHSIEKVSNHMEAAAENDIFHIYTKTSERVCKNCGLNTFCWGAAYGDMTHALNNLTKLLRTKGKVEKDTAPFFFQQKCCQPEEFLQEINLDYKEFLAKEAATRRVVEARLMAINQLEGISGMLCEMSKELSDIIANDPKANLVVQEAFQEIGCQPKEIHCYYDKYDRLYCDIYLAQRPDDFHLEQISEQLTEHLNREMELPSVVSSDLSTKVSYFERANFRVDFHASQISNNNNRYCGDSFEYFMDSKGFAHIILSDGMGSGARAAVDSTMTCSIARKLLQTGFGFDATFQLVNLAFLVKSREESLATLDVCTIDLYTGMAEFAKSGAASSFVMRNGKVVRIECSSLPIGILQGIQYDKEEMKLNRGDLVVMVSDGALASGEDWISSELELYSQLSSKEISQKLCAEAQRRRIDGHSDDITVVAIRLKK from the coding sequence ATGAAAAGCAGTTCAATCATCAAAACCCGCTCCCTTGATTTGCTGCAAGGCTGCGCTGTTGGATTTTTATCGGCGCTATTATCCAACGCGAGGGTATTAGGGTCGTTTTCCCCCTTTGGGATATCTTTTGCAGCAGCTATCCCAAAAGAGTACAGCCTTTTTTCTTTAGCTGGTAGTGCTTGTGGCTATGTGATCTTCGGTGGGATTACCGATAACAGCAGCTATATTGCAGCGCTATTGTTGGTAACTATTTTTAAATTTTTTATTCATTTAAAAGGACATACAGCAGAAACAGATTCGGTTATCCAAGGTGTCATTGCTTCCGTTTCTTTGTTGACGACAACTGTTATTTCCATTGTATTACATCCTGTTTCTACCATTACCATTTTGCTAAAAGGGTCTGAAGTCTTATTATGTGGCAGTATGGCCTTTATGGTGAGTATGGTTGTGCATTCGTTATCATCACCTTCCCACGAATACAGATTTGTGGAAAAAGCCAGTTTCGCTATTTTATGTACGATTACCTTCCTTTCTCTTGCCCCTTTGGAACTATGGAACTTTCGGATAGCCAGAATTATAGGGATTATCTGTATCTGTATTGGCATGTACTGGATTGGCTATGCTGGTGGTGTGTTAGTAGCCATTTTATTTACGATTGCAATGACACTTTATGATACTAACTTAGCGGTTAGTTCTGGCTGTTTAATTGTAGCGGCATTTATTGGAGGAGTATTCTGTCCATTAGGAAAGATTGCTCAGGTTACGATGTTCATTGCTTCTGCTACGTTTTCTGCGGTAGTGTTGGGGGTAGAACAGGTTACAACATTGGATATGGTAGAGGTTTTATTGGGTTCCGCAGTGTTTTTCTTTTTTCCTGACAACATTTTGGACCGTTTATTCACGAAAGAAAAAATTCCAAAAGTACACCGTACCCATACGGATGGTATGACCTCAAAGTTAGAATTTATCGCGGACAGTTTAACAGACCTACAACATTCTATCGAAAAAGTTTCTAATCATATGGAAGCAGCAGCGGAAAATGATATTTTTCATATTTATACGAAAACGTCTGAAAGGGTTTGCAAAAACTGCGGGTTAAATACGTTTTGTTGGGGAGCGGCTTATGGGGATATGACACATGCTTTAAATAATCTAACAAAATTATTGCGTACCAAAGGTAAGGTAGAGAAGGATACAGCCCCCTTTTTCTTTCAGCAAAAGTGCTGCCAACCAGAAGAATTTTTGCAAGAGATCAATTTGGACTATAAAGAATTTTTGGCAAAGGAGGCAGCTACACGCCGGGTAGTAGAAGCGCGTTTAATGGCGATTAACCAGTTAGAAGGGATATCCGGTATGCTTTGTGAAATGAGCAAGGAACTATCCGATATAATTGCCAACGACCCAAAAGCTAATTTAGTAGTACAGGAGGCATTTCAGGAAATTGGCTGTCAGCCAAAAGAAATCCATTGTTATTATGATAAATATGACCGACTGTACTGTGATATTTATTTGGCACAACGTCCAGATGATTTCCATTTAGAACAGATTAGTGAACAATTAACGGAACATCTAAACCGTGAAATGGAACTCCCCAGTGTAGTATCTTCCGATTTATCCACAAAAGTATCTTATTTTGAGCGGGCAAACTTTCGGGTGGATTTTCATGCTTCTCAAATTTCAAACAACAATAATCGCTATTGTGGGGATAGCTTTGAGTATTTTATGGACAGTAAAGGATTTGCCCATATTATTTTAAGCGATGGAATGGGAAGTGGAGCCAGGGCCGCTGTGGACAGTACTATGACCTGTTCCATCGCGCGCAAATTGCTGCAAACAGGGTTTGGATTTGATGCCACGTTCCAATTGGTTAATCTGGCTTTTCTGGTAAAATCTAGGGAAGAATCTTTGGCAACCTTGGATGTATGCACCATCGATTTATATACAGGGATGGCGGAATTTGCGAAATCCGGTGCGGCAAGTTCTTTTGTGATGAGGAATGGGAAGGTAGTACGGATCGAGTGTTCCAGTTTACCAATTGGGATTTTGCAGGGGATCCAATATGACAAAGAGGAAATGAAGCTCAATCGTGGTGACTTGGTTGTTATGGTTTCGGATGGGGCATTAGCATCCGGTGAAGATTGGATTTCCTCTGAATTAGAACTGTATTCTCAATTATCCTCCAAGGAAATTTCCCAAAAACTATGCGCGGAGGCACAACGCCGTAGAATTGATGGCCATTCTGACGATATTACTGTAGTTGCAATCCGATTAAAAAAATAG
- a CDS encoding NfeD family protein, protein MVTYLIVWGIAFVVFAIIEALTPQLVSIWFALGSLVAFVAAIFGLPLWLQIVIFILISILALLATRPLAKRLLNKKIEPTNADRLIGKIGYILEPVDNFKEQGRVQIDGQDWSARSIDGTHLEVGTNVVVRRIEGVKLIVHVAMPEDYENQQPENQ, encoded by the coding sequence ATGGTTACATATTTAATCGTATGGGGTATCGCTTTTGTTGTATTCGCAATTATTGAAGCATTAACCCCACAACTTGTATCCATCTGGTTTGCCTTAGGTAGCTTAGTTGCTTTTGTTGCCGCTATTTTTGGCTTACCACTATGGTTACAAATTGTCATTTTTATTTTAATTTCTATTTTAGCGTTGTTGGCAACAAGGCCATTGGCAAAACGACTGTTAAACAAAAAAATAGAGCCTACCAATGCCGACCGTTTAATTGGAAAAATTGGTTATATTTTAGAACCTGTCGATAATTTTAAGGAACAAGGACGAGTTCAAATAGATGGACAGGATTGGAGTGCCCGCAGTATAGATGGCACCCATCTGGAAGTTGGAACAAACGTAGTAGTACGGCGTATTGAAGGAGTAAAACTAATTGTACATGTAGCGATGCCAGAAGATTATGAAAACCAACAGCCAGAAAACCAATAA